CTTAGAGAGCTTCATGAAATCGCTGATTAGAATCTCAGATAGATCTAGGGTTGTGCGGGTAGCGTATAGCTTTGGGCGTACGGAGATGTACAGGATAGGTACAGCACCGCTGTGGTCCAGGTGGGCGTGCGTTATCACGACCATGTCCAAGTCTGCGGGGCGCACGTGCTGGGGGAACTCCGGTTCGGGTCCGCTTATGTCTACGCCGTAGTCGAGTAGGATCCTGGTACCGCCGCCCTCTACGAGTATAGCGGTCTTCCCAACCCTCCGTCCGCCGCCAAGTATCCTTACCTTTAGCATGTCCGAGCAGCATGATTAGGAGCTTTTTAAAGCTAAGTTCCTTGCTGAAAAACGGTGGTCGCAGGTTAGCTTTCGAGGCAGGACTGGTAGTGCCGTGGAGCTCAGGTGGTGGGTGGATACGGCCATAAAAACAGTTGGGGTAACGGGGGTGCAGGGACGGGCTTTAATCCAAGAGACTCCCTAGTACGTGATAGATGGCGGTAAGCTGTTGGGCTCTGGAGGTACAAACCGGGCTCCAGAACTCTAGGGGTAATTCTCGTAATTTTCGTAGCTGAACGTGTTCGATAACCACAGGATACACACTTGTATCCCTTGTTTCGACCAGCAGACTTCAAGCGCTTGCCACAGACTGGGCATCCCGGGTTCTCCTCTGAAACAAGGGGAGCTGCATGAAGAACCCTGATACACTCGACGTTTAACGTCAAACCTTTTGAGCGAGGCATGAACCCGCCGCAGACCTCAACAATGTCACCATCCTTGAGAAGGCGCGCAACCTTCGTGAGGAAGCCGGTCTCTCTGTAGACAGCGCAGATGGTGCGTCCCGTATCATCGCTCAGGGCAAATACGGTATGGCCACCCGGTAAGGTCTTCGCTTCTCCTGAGACACGACCTCTGACTGTAGCGGAGTCGTAGGGTCTTGCGTGCGCGATCGATTTGCGCTGTGCAAGGTGCTCTCCGGTGGACTGGTTAGTCTTATATATGAGCGCCAGTTGAGCGCTCCACTTCTCCGCCAGCCTGGGAGCGATAGAGGAAAGTACTAGTGGTGTAAAGGAGCGTATCCCAGCTATTACGGGATCAGGGCCTCGGGGGGTGGCTAGTACCCTACCCGAGGAGTAGTCAACGTTCGAGTAGGTGAGGGGCCGTAGCAGTCTATCGAGCTCTACAACGTCTTGCTCTACACTCTTACAGCGCCAGCGTGATGTAAGCGGCCTGTATAGGATTAACTCGTAACTGTAGTAGCTCATGCCGAAGGCTCCTATGCTCGCAGCCGCACCGATAATGCCCCTGCCCTTAGCGTTACCAATCACTCTTGCCCCTATCTTCTCGAGGACCTTTCTGACAGTTTGGGAGGGGATTAGTTCTGAAAGGGCGCGCGAATAGACTTCCTTTAAGGTCCCGACGGGGCCCTCGAGCAGCACAGCCGTTGGGTCAGTTTTGCCGTGCCTATGCGCGAATCTATCCAGGTACTCCTCAACGATCTCCGCGGCTTTGTCGAACTCGGTCGACGTCGTAAGGTGGATCGATACGGCACCGTTGCCGCGCGTCTTAAAGGGTACGTTCGGGTTAAGCCTGACGAGATACGGGAAATCTATGAACTCGTAACCGCGTTTTACAAATTCAGCTACGAGGAGGGCGCCGAGGTATGTTGTACACATTCCCCAAGGGCTGTCGGTGTCATCGATACCTATGTGCAGCTCGGTTGGCACCTTTCGAAGCCCTCCACCGCGACTATGGTTAGCGTGTGTCGGACTTTCTCGATGCGTCTCAACTTATTCGTTACTACTTCTCCCAGAAGCTCTTGCCGATCAACCTTGACCTTGGCGACGACGTCGTATATGCCGAAGACGATGTAAGCTTCAACCACCTCTGGAATTTCCCTGAGCTTCTCCAGCACCTCCCTTTCGGTACCGACTTCAGTATTAATCAAAACGTAAGCTACCGGCACAATTATCCTGCTAAAACCCAGCTATATTAACTCTATCAATGGCGGGGTCGTCAGCCGGCCATAGCCCGCCTTCTGTTTTAGCGGGATCCATCTTTGGCCCGCCCGGGTCTCGGTGCAGGGCTTCATAGACCCCATACGGCCCTTCAAACCGCGGGTCGGCCGTTTCAACCTCCCCCCACATTCATCAGCAGGGAAACCCCCGTTGCCGGGGGCTTACTGCCTCATCTTCATCAGAGTGGGGAGGGTGACGTTTCTGTGCCGTTGCCTGGGGATTCCCCCCACCGCTTTGCAGCGGCGCGGTCCTGCAGGCTCGGCGGAGCTTCCTCAGACCCCTCTGCGGGGTCCGACGCCCGCTCACCGGCTGACGACCGAATTTCTAGCTCTTTATGGAGTGATAAACCTATCGGTGGAAAGCAAGACCCTCGTACCATCGGAAGCGCTTTCAAAAAGCTGTAGCTTCATGGTATGAGAAGCTCATCATGATCAAGTATGCGTAGAGCTGGGGATGTAAATGCTTAAAAGCCCGAAATACCTTATTTCCCGCCCGGCGGGGTAAGCCCTGGGGGGCTGCCCCTCCCCCGAGCCGCAAACGGGGCATACGGCGGGGGGCGTCAACTCCGAGGAGTGGTGCGTGCGTCACGCCGTCGGCTGCGCCCTAACCAGCGATGAGCACCGGTCCCCGCGGACGGTGTCTGGTGGTAGGCTCCTCGGAGGGGGAGCTGAACCACGAACCGCCGAACCGGGTTAGGCCCGGAAGGGAGCGGCCCTAAGGCGGGGGCACCGTGTTGCGGGGGGTGCCGGTGTAAGCTGGAAGGTGCAGAGGCGGCGTGATGGCACGTGCTTCCTCGGGGGATGCCGCCGGGCGCTATTCGTTGAGACCGCTTATGAGGCAGGGACAGAGTGGAGGGAAGAAAAGTAAGAAAGAAGAAATAGAATTTTAATTTGACAAAAAAAGATTGTTATTCCTTAATCAAATTCGGTTTCTTTTTCCTCTTTCTTCTCTTCCTTTTTCTCCTTCTCTTTCTCTTCGAGTTTGGAGGCGGCGATGATATCGTCGATCCTGAGTATCATTATGGCTGCTTCGGTCGCCGCCTTAATTGCTTGCAGCTTGACGGAGAGAGGCTCTACAACCCCGAGGGACCACATATCGGCAACCTTGCCCTCGAAGACGTCGACTCCGTACTTCCAGCCGTCCGGTTTTTCATGGGCTGCGCGCAGCTCGGCGAGTATGTCGATGGGATCTAGACCCGAGTTCTCGGCGAGTGTCCTCGGGATTGACTCGAGAGCGTTCGCGAACGCCTCGATCGCGAGCTGCTCTCTACCCCCAACTTTGGATGCGTAGATCCTCAGCTCCTTGGCTAACTCTGCTTCAGGGGCTCCGCCCCCCGGCAGGATGTAGGGTTCCTCAATCACGTCTGAGACAACGCTAAGGGCGTCGACCAAGTTTCTTTCGGCCTCGTCTACGGCCCTCTCGAGGCCGCCCCTGACTAGGATGCTGACGGCTTTGGGGTTGGGGCAGCCTTCGACGAATACCATCTTCTCGTCAGCCACCTTCCTCTCCTCAACCAGCTCCGCATAGCCCAGCACGTCGGGGCTGAGCTCCTCAATCTTGGTCACGATTTTGCCTCCGGTGGCTCGCGCCAGCTTCTCCATATCGCTCTTCTTCACCCTCCTAACCGCTAGGATGCCAGCCTTCGCCAAGTAGTACTGAGCCAGATCGTCAATACCCTTCTGGCAAATCACCACATTCGCACCAGCAGCCTTAATCTTCTCCACCATGTCTCTTAATAGCCTGGCCTCCTCATCGAGGAACATCTTCATCTGCTCTGGACTGTTGATCCTGATCTCGGCGTCAATCTCCGTCTTCTCCACTTCGAGTGGAGCGTCGATCAAAGCGATCCTAGCCTTCTCAATCCTTTTCGGCATGTCGGGGTGCACGACCTCCTTGTCTATGATGACCCCGTAGACAAGCTGGGTATCAAGGAATGATCCACCCTTTTTCTTAATTAACTGTATGTGGTCGATGTCAGCGACGATCTTCTCGTCGCGTTTCTCCGCTATCTGCTTCACTGCCTTAACTGCGATTTCCGCTAGGTAATCCCTGAACGCTGCTACGGCTTTGCCCCTCATCGAAGTCATCGCCACTTTCTTCAGTGTTTCGTCGTCATTGATGTCGACCTTAACAGCGATCCTTCTTAGCACCTCGCTGGCCTTCTCGAGCGCCTTCTTGTAGCCAGCCACGATAACGGTCGGATGTATGTTCTTCTCTAGCAGCTTTTCAGCCTCCTTGATTAACTCGCCAGTAATTATAACCGTTGTAGTCGTTCCGTCGCCCACCTCGTCGTCTTGGGCTTTCGCAATTTCGACCAGCAATTTCGCGACAGGGTGCTGAACGTCCATTTCGTCGAGGACTGTTGCTCCGTCGTTCGTAATCGTGATATCGCCCAGGCTATCGATCAGCATCTTGTCCATTCCCCTCGGGCCTAAAGTCGTCTTGACGGTTTCCGCGATAGCCTTCGCAACCATGAAGTTCAGCATCATTGCTTCGCGCCCTGTTCTTCGCGAGGTTCCTTCTTTCAGGACAAGTACTGGTACACCACCGATCTGTGCTAACTGTGCAGTTTGAGCCGCCATAGTTCCTCGGCGGGTGGGTTTATCATTTCTATATATACATTTTGCTACATTTTGTCGAAAACTTGTCGACATTTAGTTTAATGGCTTAAGAGAGGGAATCCTCTCCTAGAAAACCCTGCACCCTGGAAAGCACAACCTTTAGCGCTATATCAATGTCCTCCGCTTTGACTGTGTGCCTGTTAGCGTGGCGCGCCATGTCAACCGAAACGCGTGCAATTTCCCTTGCAAATTTCTCAACGATTCCACGGAGCCTCATAGCGGCGTCTTCACTGACCCTGTACCCTCCTTCTTGGTGAATTATCCTCTCGATGGGTGCCAGTGGAATTTCGTAGGATCCCTTGCCTCTCCTACCCACAAGGCAGCGTAGTATTGACCCATGAAAAACCTTACGTGAGGTAAGCGCTTACCACCCCCAATTTTCGATGTCTGGCTCGTTAAACAACCAGAGGCTAGCTCTACTGCTCTTCAAGGCTGCAAAGATGAATCATCTAGGGTGGTTGCTGTAACGCAATGCTTATAATCGCTTTGCCGGTGAGGGGATCGCAAAGCTTAGCAGCTGCGGTGTTCAGATGCTAGGAGAAGATCCAGCGCTTCTGAGGGCGAAGCTCGAGGACCTAAAGAGTAGGTTGAAATCCCTAGAAAAGGAGATAGAAGAGTTAAGAAATAATAGAGATTCCTTGAATGAAGAAGTGAAGAATATATCTGTATCAATAAGGCAATTAACTGTAGAGTATAGAAGCTTAAAAGAGGAGTACCTGAAGCTCAAGAGTTTAAAGGATGAGATCTTCAACGAGGTGCAGAAGCTAAAAAGCGAGCGGAGTCAATTAAGGGAGGATGTAGCTGCGCTAAGCGGTGAACTGAGCATATTGATGAATGAGGTGAAAAATCTTCGCGAAATAATGGGTCGAAGGAGGGCCGACGTTTTCGAGCTTAGAGAGAGGTTAGAGAAGCTTGAGTGGGAGTACCAGACGCGGCCTCTAGAGCCCGAGGAAGAGAAGAGCTTCGTTGAAAGGATCCGTGACACAGAGACCCTGCTCAGAGCTGCAGAAAGGTATAACGAGTGCCTAAACCGTATACGCAGTCTAAGGACGTTGGTATCGGAGAAGAGGAAGCGGATAAACGAATTAAATTCTAGAATCAAAGAGTTGTCGCAAAAGTATCTTGAAGTTAAGACAAAGTTTACAGAGGTAAGAAGTAAAGCGAATGAAGTGCGATCTAAGTTAAGCGAATTGATAGAAAAGAAGGAAGCATTAAGAAGGAAAGCTGACGAATATCATAACAAATTACACGAGAAATTCGACGAACTGAAGAAGGTTAAGGAGGACATCGAGAGGACGGCCATACTGCTAAAGGCGGCTGAGCTATCGCAAGTACTAAGCCGCAGGCGTATGGAGTTGTACGAGCATGCTTTGAAGATACTTGAGAAGTATAAGCAAGGTGAAAGACTTACGCTCGATGAATTTAAGTTGCTCATGGAATTCGGCTTGCTTGAACATGCTGCGACTTCAGGTGGCTCTTGACCTTACGGATCTAGAAAAAGCCTTATCGGTGGCTTCGAGAGTAGCTGAAGCATGCGATCACAAGTTGATCCTACTGGAAGCGGGAACACCGTTGATTAAAGCCTTCGGGATGACGGCTGTTCGGCGGTTAGCTGAGGAGTTCAGCGATATACCAGTGGTGGCCGATATGAAGATCGCGGATGTGGGCGACCTGGAGGCTGAGCTGGCAATATCGAGTGGGGCTAGCTACGTCACGGTTCTGGCGCAGGCCAGCGACGAAACGATAGCCTCCGCTGTGGAGGCAGCTCACCGGCTTGGAGGTAAGGTAATTGTGGACTTGATGGCTGTGCTGAAGGATCCAATCTCTCGAACGGTCGATCTGCTCAGGATGGGTATTGATGCTGTGTGCTATCACGTGCCGATAGACGTTCAAAGAGCGCGGGGGGTTGGAGCCGGGAGCTCCATTGGTGTAGTAAGGGTGCTTAAAGCAGTCGGGGTTGGGGAAGTCGGAGTGGCTGGAGGCATTACACCTGAGACTGCGAAAGCGTTAGTCAAAGCCGGCGCTGATGTGCTGGTAGTGGGAAGGTACGTGTATTCTTCTACAGACCCGGGACAGGCTGCCCAGAGTATTCTGGCTAGTTGTACTACCAATCGTTAGCTAGTTCTTATTCTCTCGCCATGCTCAACTATCCTACTCTCTATATCCTCTAAGAACATTTGGAGGGCCTTTAGTCTACTTTCAAGTTTATTTTTAATTTCAATGAGTTTCTCTTTATCACTTTTCTTCTCCTCCTCGCTCGCAATGCCTAACATTATTTCTACATCTATTTTCTCTAGATCCTCGTTGACGGCTCTCAATAAGCTACTCACCTTGGAGATTCTCTCGAGGAGTTTCACCTTAATCTTCTCCCACCCTTCCATTACTCGCTTCACTCTGTTCGAGTAGTCGCTCCAGAGGTTATCCAATTCGTCTAGCTCCCTTTCAAGCTCGCGCCGTGCCTCAAGCTCGGAAGGCAAAAGCGCGTCCTCGCTCATAGTGCTTCACCGGATATCTGCTCGAGACGTTTAATCCTCTCCTCGAGCTCCCTCTTCATACGCTCGTAGACTTCGCGGCTAACCTTCCCCTCTTTGAATAACTGCTCGAGTTTCATCAGGCCTAGACGGAGCTTCCCTATCTCCGGCTTGGCTTCGGAGACTTTCACACGCTGAATGTGGGGTGTGACGAGGCGCTCAGCGTTCTTGAGGGCTATCTCGAGATCCTCCCTTCTTTTCCGGTAGTCGTTCAAATTGGATTCCACCTCTCTCTTAAGCTCCTCATAGGCTGCTGGCGATATCCTCCCCGCGTCCAGGAGCGATTTGAGGTTGCTGAGCAGCTTCTCGTACATGCTGGCTACCTCGCTCAACGCTCGAACCGCATGAGTGCCGGTCATGCTTACTTCCTCCCACATCTTGACCAACCTGCGGGCTCCCTCTTCATAGGAGGCCCATTTTTCGTTCAATTGTACTGCTAGAGCCTCGACAGTCCTCAGTTCCTCGATAACCTTTTCCTCAAGCTCTTCAGCGCCCTTCTCAGCCAACGGACGCTCAAGGGCTTGCGTTTCAGCACGAGTTGGTACTTCCTCCGGCGGGAGAGGACGTTCGACAGGAGGGTGCATAACGGCTGCTGGCCCTGCTCTAATCGTTGCTCGTTCGGCGTAGAATTGGCATTCCCTATAGTTAGCTAGGCAGGGCATTAAACCGGGGTCTACTCGACCCCCCAGCACTTCACACACAAACCTGCCTTCGCGATCCCTGAACAAGTACGGGCATACACTGCTCAATTCGGCTCGGCAAATTAGCCTAAGATCGCTTTTAGCTTTAACGTTGCGAAAGCTTCAGCTCGACGCTGGGCTTAACTCTCTTCGGCCAGGAAATACCTTTTACTCCTACGCTCACACTGAAGCATGTGAAACGAGTAATAACACTGAAAGACGCGTTGCGAGACTTCCTAAGGGACTCTGGATTGAGCCTGTCAGACCTACTTTCAGTAATGGATGAGGATCCTCGCGGGATAATCGAATCTCTACTCAGGAGGGTCGATATCAGCGAGGAGGAAGCCGCACAACTAGAGCGGCGGTACTCGCCACGGCAATTAAACCTCTTGATACTTGTTCTCCACATTTTCTACTATAGCAACCCGAGCGGCTACTATAAGGGCTACTTAATATACCCACCGAGGGATCTTGTGGTAGGAACTACAGGAAAAATCACGCGAGAGGGGTTGTATCTGATATTAAGAAGCTTAGGATTAACGCCTGGACTGGGTGCCTGAGTGAGTAGGAGCATGAAGCGTGGCGCCGGGGCCGGGATTCGAACCCGGGAGCCCCTAAAGGGGCACCGGCTCTCCCGACTAATTGGTCTCAAGGCCGGCGCCTTGGTCCACTCGGCCACCCCGGCGCGATTACGATCATTGGTGCTTTTTAAGCTGATCGGAGCGCAGACGGCATTGAACGGGTCTCGTAAAAGGTCTATTAATGAATTAGATAGTTTATAGGCTAAATAAAAAGGGTTATTTTTAACTTCTACTTAATCTCTATTTCAACTCTCACA
This genomic stretch from Thermofilaceae archaeon harbors:
- a CDS encoding tRNA(Ile)(2)-agmatinylcytidine synthase; the protein is MPTELHIGIDDTDSPWGMCTTYLGALLVAEFVKRGYEFIDFPYLVRLNPNVPFKTRGNGAVSIHLTTSTEFDKAAEIVEEYLDRFAHRHGKTDPTAVLLEGPVGTLKEVYSRALSELIPSQTVRKVLEKIGARVIGNAKGRGIIGAAASIGAFGMSYYSYELILYRPLTSRWRCKSVEQDVVELDRLLRPLTYSNVDYSSGRVLATPRGPDPVIAGIRSFTPLVLSSIAPRLAEKWSAQLALIYKTNQSTGEHLAQRKSIAHARPYDSATVRGRVSGEAKTLPGGHTVFALSDDTGRTICAVYRETGFLTKVARLLKDGDIVEVCGGFMPRSKGLTLNVECIRVLHAAPLVSEENPGCPVCGKRLKSAGRNKGYKCVSCGYRTRSATKITRITPRVLEPGLYLQSPTAYRHLSRTRESLGLKPVPAPPLPQLFLWPYPPTT
- a CDS encoding Lrp/AsnC ligand binding domain-containing protein — encoded protein: MPVAYVLINTEVGTEREVLEKLREIPEVVEAYIVFGIYDVVAKVKVDRQELLGEVVTNKLRRIEKVRHTLTIVAVEGFERCQPSCT
- the thsB gene encoding thermosome subunit beta gives rise to the protein MAAQTAQLAQIGGVPVLVLKEGTSRRTGREAMMLNFMVAKAIAETVKTTLGPRGMDKMLIDSLGDITITNDGATVLDEMDVQHPVAKLLVEIAKAQDDEVGDGTTTTVIITGELIKEAEKLLEKNIHPTVIVAGYKKALEKASEVLRRIAVKVDINDDETLKKVAMTSMRGKAVAAFRDYLAEIAVKAVKQIAEKRDEKIVADIDHIQLIKKKGGSFLDTQLVYGVIIDKEVVHPDMPKRIEKARIALIDAPLEVEKTEIDAEIRINSPEQMKMFLDEEARLLRDMVEKIKAAGANVVICQKGIDDLAQYYLAKAGILAVRRVKKSDMEKLARATGGKIVTKIEELSPDVLGYAELVEERKVADEKMVFVEGCPNPKAVSILVRGGLERAVDEAERNLVDALSVVSDVIEEPYILPGGGAPEAELAKELRIYASKVGGREQLAIEAFANALESIPRTLAENSGLDPIDILAELRAAHEKPDGWKYGVDVFEGKVADMWSLGVVEPLSVKLQAIKAATEAAIMILRIDDIIAASKLEEKEKEKKEEKKEEKETEFD
- a CDS encoding NFYB/HAP3 family transcription factor subunit; the encoded protein is MGRRGKGSYEIPLAPIERIIHQEGGYRVSEDAAMRLRGIVEKFAREIARVSVDMARHANRHTVKAEDIDIALKVVLSRVQGFLGEDSLS
- a CDS encoding orotidine 5'-phosphate decarboxylase / HUMPS family protein, whose protein sequence is MASRVAEACDHKLILLEAGTPLIKAFGMTAVRRLAEEFSDIPVVADMKIADVGDLEAELAISSGASYVTVLAQASDETIASAVEAAHRLGGKVIVDLMAVLKDPISRTVDLLRMGIDAVCYHVPIDVQRARGVGAGSSIGVVRVLKAVGVGEVGVAGGITPETAKALVKAGADVLVVGRYVYSSTDPGQAAQSILASCTTNR